One genomic segment of Komagataella phaffii GS115 chromosome 4, complete sequence includes these proteins:
- a CDS encoding Transcription cofactor, forms complexes with DNA-binding proteins Swi4p and Mbp1p, whose translation MTTNDQSTQPLQITSITRIPDNSGKFFEVTLDPSLRLYVSEPLSLKVSSFSKLVKLHGSTGKNLGEQIRAVIETGPFETVDTENELLRGKWIGKDRCLELSKSFRVDDIIDPLLNKIETELSKDIPQVATASNQSDQPSFYTAVFNGGTDNTSSNINNNNTNSPVMTRAFSTLTENDNVHDVSMDLADQSLTTPVKRAKTNIDPSSLPEGAQFTFDINAPNPDAPYALKPISETNNPRGYDLQKSKSVIMSIFLSKDTEVSLIDIVGNDPHYLDELCIDVPFDDLGQTALHWAATLGRTYLIRELVKHKANRLRGNVEGETALVHSILVTNSFDAGNFSEILDLLYPAITIFDYQGRTILHHIALTSGIKGRSSASKYYLSTLLEWIVRKGALLPGQQNLPLGKFMSQVLNVQDKNGDTCLNIAARIGNKTVVQQLLDLGANPNVPNKAGLRPLDFGININGISLAKESSLPPASFSSAPSFSAPKQNSSKIVNDLQTMLSALSTSFNQELNSKTKNIESLQETLRSSTQRLSKARSQLYHLQDTEATFLELKSKLANIEKSINDEENSFKINAQELPNLTSFVGDFDADEPFTVLPVYNAIEAKIASLPEDKREEVLANLKDNIDKEEIYQVLVAKNFNLQELPPSVVLNARIEAYQENEAKLVEILENLKSKSSILQSKFKRVVALCTSVDEKKVDELLDSLVQAVESEPEDMDINKVTGFLKKVDNSSY comes from the coding sequence ATGACCACCAACGACCAATCCACACAACCGCTTCAAATCACCAGTATAACCCGTATTCCTGATAATTCAGGGAAGTTTTTTGAAGTCACACTTGACCCTTCTCTTCGTTTATACGTTAGCGAACCATTGTCCCTCAAAGTTAGCTCTTTCAGCAAGCTGGTTAAATTGCATGGGTCAACTGGCAAAAACTTGGGCGAACAGATTAGGGCAGTGATCGAAACTGGTCCGTTTGAAACTGTGGACACAGAAAATGAACTGTTACGAGGTAAATGGATCGGCAAAGATCGTTGTCTggaactttcaaaatcgTTCAGAGTTGACGACATCATAGATCCATTGCTGAATAAGATTGAAACGGAACTGTCTAAAGATATTCCACAGGTGGCTACAGCTTCAAATCAATCTGACCAACCAAGCTTCTATACAGCAGTCTTCAATGGCGGCACTGATAATACCTCAAGCAACATTAATAACAATAATACTAACAGCCCCGTCATGACCAGGGCATTCTCGACTTTAACCGAGAATGATAATGTTCACGACGTGTCAATGGACTTGGCAGATCAGAGCTTAACAACTCCAGTGAAACGCGCAAAAACTAACATAGATCCGTCCAGTTTACCGGAAGGTGCTCAGTTTACGTTTGATATCAATGCCCCTAACCCTGATGCTCCATACGCACTCAAGCCAATCTCAGAGACTAATAATCCCAGAGGTTACGACTTGCAAAAATCTAAGAGTGTTATAATGTCAATATTTCTTTCGAAGGATACTGAAGTATCCTTGATAGACATAGTGGGTAACGATCCACATTATTTGGACGAGCTTTGTATAGATGTTccatttgatgatttgggTCAAACTGCTCTCCACTGGGCTGCAACTCTGGGAAGAACCTATCTCATCAGGGAGCTAGTCAAACATAAGGCTAACAGGCTGAGAGGCAATGTCGAGGGAGAGACTGCCTTAGTACACTCGATACTGGTTACTAATAGTTTTGACGCAGGGAACTTTTCAGAGATACTGGATCTCCTATACCCTGCGATCACCATATTTGATTATCAGGGACGAACGATTTTACACCACATCGCTTTAACATCTGGTATTAAAGGACGTAGTTCTGCTTCCAAGTACTATTTAAGCACTTTGCTAGAATGGATCGTGAGGAAGGGTGCTCTCTTGCCTGGCCAGCAGAACTTGCCACTTGGAAAGTTCATGAGCCAAGTGTTGAATGTTCAAGATAAGAACGGTGACACTTGTCTAAATATTGCTGCTCGTATTGGAAACAAAACTGTTGTACAACAATTACTGGATCTAGGAGCTAATCCCAATGTTCCAAACAAAGCTGGCTTGAGACCTTTGGATTTTGGGATAAATATCAATGGGATATCGTTAGCAAAAGAGTCCTCTTTACCCCCAGCATCATTTTCTAGCGCCCCTTCCTTTTCTGCTCCAAAGCAGAATAGCTCGAAGATTGTCAACGATTTACAGACTATGTTATCAGCGCTGTCAACGAGTTTCAACCAGGAGTTGAACTCCAAGACAAAGAATATAGAATCCCTCCAGGAAACCTTGCGCAGTTCTACGCAAAGGTTATCGAAGGCTAGATCCCAATTATACCATTTACAAGATACTGAAGCCACGTTTTTGGAATTGAAGTCTAAACTGGCCAATATAGAGAAATCAatcaatgatgaagaaaactCCTTCAAGATTAATGCTCAAGAGCTGCCAAACCTTACAAGTTTTGTCGGAGATtttgatgctgatgaaCCTTTTACTGTCTTGCCAGTATACAATGCTATTGAGGCGAAGATTGCTAGTTTGCCAGAGGACAAAAGAGAAGAGGTACTAGCTAATCTCAAAGACAACATcgacaaagaagaaatttATCAAGTTTTAGTTGCCAAGAATTTTAATCTACAGGAGCTGCCTCCGTCAGTAGTACTCAATGCTCGTATTGAAGCATACCAGGAAAACGAGGCAAAGCTGGTAgaaattcttgaaaacttgaagtcAAAGTCCTCCATTCTCCAGAGCAAGTTCAAGCGGGTTGTTGCCCTCTGTACGAGTGTTGACgagaaaaaagttgatgaattACTTGATAGTCTTGTACAAGCAGTGGAAAGTGAGCCTGAAGACATGGATATCAATAAAGTTACAGGTTTTCTTAAAAAAGTAGACAATTCCAGCTATTAG
- a CDS encoding Plasma membrane localized protein that protects membranes from desiccation: MSDQGRKDFTDKVSEGLKPDSQKTYLEQTKETLTDAGDKAANKLTPEEQKGFGQRVGDAVKNGKDEADKETQPTLVEQVQNTAGDALEAGKEALANTSEYISGAFSGAKNGADSTKK, encoded by the coding sequence ATGTCTgaccaaggaagaaaagattttaCCGACAAAGTTTCTGAAGGACTTAAACCAGATTCTCAGAAGACTTACTTGGAGCAAACCAAGGAGACCCTCACCGATGCTGGTGACAAGGCTGCCAACAAATTGACCCCAGAAGAGCAGAAGGGATTCGGCCAAAGAGTCGGTGACGCTGTCAAGAACGGTAAGGACGAGGCCGACAAGGAGACCCAACCTACCTTAGTTGAGCAAGTTCAAAACACCGCTGGTGATGCATTGGAAGCTGGTAAGGAGGCATTGGCCAACACCAGTGAGTACATCTCTGGAGCCTTCTCTGGAGCCAAGAATGGTGCCGACTCCACCAAGAAATAA
- a CDS encoding Transcriptional activator of genes involved in nitrogen catabolite repression → MKGHELPNIHLDTKVQSNKDIGLSVINDDSNTERELWRMYSKAKTSLPYKSRMENLTWRLMTIKLKNQANNKNNNNSIGPNTFSQANDATMMDDLPLTAQVAGRVGLDSKSLSKKRPAEFSPLVPTQDPGNTTRIPTVDLQQRHRVVSKLSASLKSQGSQNPDKSQIHNNAQSFVDNMMMVDETNQSDQSISGTTPWEENGIPFERFDVSSSYDFDGGLNFVSESLPESHLHKGLSSQEFSVPYGLPQSSLPPSISHNSSAVNLDQMNMFSDTSFDISQQPQGQSIHRNNQSNQHIHRMNGNGTPISSHMSQFTDMYSSPGSTLGSTTGSTAQTPSMDAKDSMTYFDSYFNSIGGIGSIGPSNRPSSSHQNQFKRTAGARDSAELSRSIPQNTISIPNPTMAMAHSFGANENTHIEPFQLMNKELTGSVKLESQYKEAEGFSSVNSSGSGIRRPLSATKKKPTSSRKPKDDGMKLKETNNGIPISCSNCKTQTTPLWRRDPSGKPLCNACGLFLKLHGSVRPLSLKTDVIKKRQRDKNNETKVNGTGKPKPSAKSIGDDQNPPPIPLVKETKDTFSGFDYATNSSANSVGGSTNPKSSGKGPDGQGSWEWLTMAL, encoded by the coding sequence ATGAAAGGGCATGAGCTGCCTAATATTCACTTGGATACCAAGGTTCAGTCCAATAAAGATATTGGCCTCTCTGTGATCAATGACGATTCAAACACCGAAAGAGAACTTTGGAGGATGTATTCTAAGGCCAAGACGTCGTTGCCGTACAAGTCCAGAATGGAAAACCTGACATGGAGACTGATGACCATcaagttgaagaaccaagcaaacaacaaaaacaaTAATAATAGTATTGGTCCCAACACATTCTCCCAAGCTAATGATGCCACAATGATGGACGACCTGCCGTTAACGGCGCAGGTAGCCGGTCGGGTTGGATTAgattccaaatctttgtcGAAAAAGAGACCTGCAGAGTTTTCCCCCTTAGTTCCAACCCAGGATCCCGGTAATACCACCAGAATTCCCACAGTTGACTTGCAGCAGAGACATCGGGTTGTCAGTAAACTGTCTGCTAGTCTCAAGTCTCAAGGAAGTCAAAACCCCGACAAGAGTCAGATCCACAATAATGCTCAGTCATTCGTCGATAATATGATGATGGTTGATGAGACTAATCAAAGCGATCAGTCAATATCGGGCACTACTCCTTGGGAGGAAAATGGAATCCCCTTTGAGAGATTTGATGTTTCATCCTCCTATGATTTTGATGGCGGTCTCAATTTTGTCTCTGAAAGTCTTCCGGAATCTCATCTTCACAAGGGGCTCAGTTCGCAAGAGTTTTCTGTTCCTTATGGGTTACCGCAGAGCTCCCTTCCTCCATCGATTTCCCACAATTCAAGTGCGGTCAACCTTGACCAAATGAACATGTTTTCAGATACCAGCTTTGACATCTCCCAGCAACCTCAGGGTCAAAGTATCCATCGTAATAATCAAAGCAACCAGCATATTCATCGAATGAATGGAAATGGAACTCCAATATCTTCTCATATGAGCCAGTTTACTGACATGTACTCGTCTCCTGGCTCTACGTTGGGCTCCACCACAGGCTCAACTGCTCAAACACCATCAATGGACGCTAAGGACTCGATGACCTATTTTGACTCCTACTTCAATTCTATTGGCGGCATTGGTAGCATCGGACCCTCAAACAGGCCAAGTTCCTCCCACCAAAACCAATTCAAACGGACTGCAGGAGCAAGAGATTCTGCGGAGCTTTCTAGGTCGATCCCCCAAAACACAATATCAATACCTAATCCGACCATGGCCATGGCTCATTCCTTTGGCGCTAACGAAAACACGCATATCGAACCATTCCAATTAATGAACAAGGAGCTGACAGGCTCTGTAAAACTGGAAAGCCAATATAAAGAGGCCGAAGGTTTTTCAAGCGTCAACTCATCTGGCTCGGGCATCCGAAGACCGCTCTCagcaacaaagaagaaaccCACTTCTTCCCGGAAACCCAAGGATGATGGtatgaaattgaaggaaactAACAATGGTATTCCAATTTCATGTTCGAATTGCAAAACTCAAACAACGCCTTTATGGCGAAGAGATCCATCTGGAAAACCCCTTTGTAATGCTTGTGGATTGTTCTTAAAGCTTCATGGCTCTGTACGACCAttatcattgaaaactgATGTCATTAAGAAAAGACAAAGAGATAAGAATAATGAAACGAAGGTGAACGGAACAGGTAAACCCAAACCTTCTGCTAAGTCGATTGGGGATGATCAGAACCCCCCTCCTATCCCATTAGTTAAAGAGACTAAGGATACTTTTTCCGGTTTTGACTACGCCACT
- a CDS encoding GTPase-activating protein (RhoGAP) for Cdc42p and Rho5p, producing MANSFATSFWTEDYITGINVLFEKLYQGCYECDEFVSLFQTRMTAEANHGSKLLQIPNTVSLNSLGFGRDDGASLKASFVSIQEQMKTEGKYHLQVAERIQSEVIDRFSKWSSDHSQRVRYSQKTLDAKVTKYVKNKQNVDKIQKKYFNKCRILEDVKSELGNVDFEEFLKDMTQVEVNEASNDGSPVILAGYEYKYSDFLEMLSKLLSEIPKRPFKRYLVNYDFCSTGSEVSSWVQLNIGIADIAKIEKFGQDLINLGYIRAIDSGSFAIGSQLHYQWRPEAFKEANLEMAYPQDSFQFSQEANRNNLTNYFGEVKELVSGVSNVDINDKSTIRKLVRECDELDKLYLKEVLNLDEERCKLEVTITDHLQFMEKCELDRLRALKKATQDFLVCLFNQAATPSQADYLIKLDSVFTGLTVAEENMQPEKDLNFVLENYQTGYYRPRSLVYDNFQSSKNKQIFGVELSIRCRMERKIVPLIVSSILTHMDHSYGLMENDDVRLSCWTSPVQLTMTHELRKRINHILLDSDSALNGDSKSYEKILAEYDAPVVTNVLKLYLLELPDSLVTGDYYDSIKSLYNQFGSADQTNERINGLVSFLTSLPTNNIATLDAILTHFNRIIETVKQNKTEDPALQQRHINDFKEKISHEFSTLVLRPKFNSGHSTGLNDKHCYKLVLDLLNNKQEIFGKVKKQVSSAKRSTSLSPASSVPPTSVAKKAVNELKRIDTSSRSVENRLHNIVTRKVSSSEGESAPDRANGLGPTTSVLAE from the coding sequence ATGGCTAACTCCTTTGCTACTAGCTTCTGGACTGAGGACTACATTACAGGCATCAATGTTTTATTTGAGAAGCTGTATCAGGGTTGTTACGAGTGCGACGAGTTCGTGTCTCTGTTCCAGACGAGAATGACTGCAGAGGCCAATCATGGAAGCAAGCTACTGCAAATTCCCAACACAGTCTCTTTGAATTCCCTTGGATTTGGAAGGGACGATGGTGCATCTCTCAAAGCTTCATTCGTTAGTATTCAAGAACAAATGAAAACTGAGGGAAAATATCATCTCCAGGTTGCAGAGCGAATACAGTCTGAAGTTATTGATCGCTTTAGCAAATGGAGTTCAGATCACTCTCAACGTGTCAGATATAGTCAAAAGACTTTAGATGCCAAAGTTACCAAATATGTTAAAAATAAACAAAATGTCGATaagattcagaagaaaTACTTTAACAAGTGTCGAATCTTAGAAGACGTCAAATCTGAATTGGGCAatgttgattttgaagaattccTAAAAGATATGACTCAGGTTGAGGTCAACGAAGCTTCAAATGATGGTAGTCCTGTGATCCTTGCAGGCTACGAGTACAAGTACTCtgattttttggagatgCTTAGTAAACTTCTGAGTGAAATTCCCAAGAGacctttcaaaagatatTTGGTGAATTATGATTTCTGTTCCACGGGCTCTGAAGTTTCATCATGGGTACAATTGAATATTGGAATTGCTGATATTgccaaaattgaaaagttcgGTCAAGATTTAATCAATCTTGGATACATAAGAGCTATTGATAGTGGAAGTTTTGCTATAGGATCTCAATTACATTATCAGTGGAGACCTGAAGCATTCAAAGAGGCTAACTTAGAGATGGCCTATCCCCAGGACagttttcaattttctcaaGAGGCCAATAGAAACAACTTAACTAATTATTTTGGTGAAGTCAAAGAATTGGTCTCAGGTGTCAGCAACGTGGATATTAATGACAAATCAACTATAAGAAAACTTGTCAGGGAGTGTGATGAATTGGATAAGCTTTATCTTAAGgaagttttgaatctgGATGAAGAAAGGTGTAAGCTGGAGGTTACTATCACtgatcatcttcaatttaTGGAGAAGTGTGAACTTGACCGATTGAGAGCTCTAAAAAAGGCAACACAGGATTTCTTGGTATGCCTCTTCAATCAAGCTGCTACTCCTAGTCAGGCAGACTATTTAATTAAACTTGATTCAGTTTTCACAGGGTTAACAGTGGCTGAGGAAAATATGCAACCTGAGAAAGACTTGAATTTTGTGTTAGAGAATTACCAGACTGGATATTACAGACCACGATCTCTGGTTTATGACAATTTCCAGTCTTCGAAAAATAAACAGATCTTCGGAGTGGAATTGAGTATCAGATGCCggatggaaagaaaaattgttccGTTGATAGtgtcttcaattttgaCTCATATGGACCATAGTTATGGACTTATGGAAAATGATGACGTCAGATTGAGTTGCTGGACAAGCCCAGTTCAGCTCACGATGACACACGAACTTAGAAAGCGTATCAACCATATCCTATTGGATAGTGACAGTGCTCTAAATGGGGATTCAAAAAGCTATGAAAAAATTCTGGCCGAATATGATGCTCCTGTCGTTACAAATGTCTTGAAGCTGTATTTATTGGAACTACCTGATTCTTTGGTAACAGGTGACTACTATGACTCTATAAAGTCTCTGTATAACCAATTTGGTTCCGCTGACCAAACAAACGAGAGAATTAACGGACTAGTGAGTTTCCTGACCAGTCTTCCAACTAATAACATTGCGACACTAGATGCAATCCTAACTCACTTTAATAGAATAATTGAAACGGTCAAGCAGAACAAGACAGAAGACCCGGCATTACAACAGAGACATATCAATGACTTCAAGGAGAAGATTTCTCATGAATTCTCTACCTTGGTTCTCAGACCAAAGTTCAACTCCGGTCATAGCACAGGGCTTAATGACAAACATTGTTACAAATTGGTTCTTGATTTGTTAAACAACAAGCAAGAAATATTTGGTAAGGTCAAGAAGCAGGTTTCTTCAGCCAAAAGGAGTACCTCTTTGAGTCCAGCTTCTTCTGTTCCTCCAACATCAGTCGCTAAGAAAGCAGTTAATGAACTGAAGCGCATAGACACTAGTTCCAGATCTGTTGAGAACCGACTACACAACATTGTGACTAGAAAAGTATCTAGTTCTGAGGGTGAATCTGCACCGGACCGTGCCAACGGACTCGGCCCCACAACTTCTGTACTAGCTGAATAA